The Pseudomonas fluorescens genome includes a window with the following:
- the tam gene encoding trans-aconitate 2-methyltransferase, whose translation MGWSAKQYVTFEQERTRPSRDLLAAIPPTQARSVIDLGCGPGNSTELLVEHFSGATVRGLDSSSDMVEAARKRLPAVAFDTADISQWDEPGPFDVIFANAVLQWLPDHATLLPSLVGKLAPGGSLAIQMPDTLHQPSHRLMREIAANGPWASQLAGAGDSRTEVEDASTYYAILKPHCSRVDVWRTTYHHPLAGGAAGVVEWFKGSGLRPFLEPLDEAQREQYLAQYLKAIEQAYPALDDGTVLLPFPRVFMVATR comes from the coding sequence ATGGGCTGGTCCGCCAAGCAATACGTCACCTTCGAACAGGAACGCACCCGTCCGTCCCGGGACCTGCTCGCCGCCATTCCCCCCACACAGGCCCGTTCGGTGATCGACCTGGGGTGTGGCCCGGGCAATTCCACCGAACTGTTGGTGGAACATTTCAGCGGTGCCACGGTGCGCGGCCTGGACAGTTCCAGCGACATGGTCGAGGCCGCACGCAAACGCCTGCCCGCCGTGGCGTTCGACACCGCCGACATCAGCCAATGGGATGAACCCGGGCCGTTCGACGTGATCTTCGCCAACGCCGTGCTGCAATGGCTGCCCGACCACGCCACCCTGCTACCCTCGCTGGTGGGCAAACTCGCCCCCGGTGGCAGCCTGGCGATCCAGATGCCCGACACCCTGCACCAGCCCTCCCACCGCCTGATGCGGGAAATCGCCGCCAACGGCCCGTGGGCCAGTCAACTGGCCGGGGCGGGTGATTCACGGACCGAGGTAGAGGACGCCAGCACCTATTACGCGATTCTCAAGCCCCACTGCAGCCGCGTCGATGTGTGGCGCACCACCTACCATCACCCCTTGGCCGGTGGCGCCGCAGGCGTGGTGGAGTGGTTCAAGGGCAGCGGCTTGCGCCCGTTTCTCGAACCGCTGGATGAGGCGCAACGCGAGCAGTATCTGGCGCAGTACCTCAAGGCGATCGAACAGGCTTATCCCGCCCTGGACGATGGCACCGTGCTGCTGCCGTTTCCTCGGGTGTTCATGGTCGCGACGCGCTAG
- a CDS encoding thioesterase II family protein has product MTQLTLLCLPYSGASAMVYSRWRRTLPQWLHVQPVELPGRGARFDEPLHTDMGPLAMQLARELSATLQAPYALFGHSLGALLACEIAHALRELGCPEPVALFASGTAAPTMRADYDRGFAEPKTDAELIEQLRTLNGTSEEILANEELMALTLPVLRADFLLCGRFQPRIRPPLNCPVHVLGGAADKATTEQLIGWRRETTGSFSVDMLAGGHFFIHEHEAKVLRLIKDQLSVHHRRHGLAISA; this is encoded by the coding sequence GTGACCCAACTGACCCTGCTGTGCCTGCCTTATTCCGGCGCCAGCGCGATGGTGTACAGCCGTTGGCGGCGCACATTGCCGCAGTGGCTGCATGTGCAACCGGTGGAACTGCCGGGGCGCGGGGCGCGCTTCGACGAGCCGCTGCACACCGACATGGGCCCGTTGGCGATGCAACTGGCGCGGGAGCTGTCCGCGACGCTCCAGGCCCCTTACGCCTTGTTCGGTCACAGCCTGGGCGCGCTGCTGGCCTGCGAAATCGCCCATGCCCTGCGTGAGCTCGGCTGCCCGGAGCCGGTGGCGCTGTTTGCGTCCGGCACCGCGGCACCGACGATGCGGGCCGACTACGACCGCGGTTTCGCCGAACCGAAAACCGACGCTGAACTGATCGAGCAACTGCGCACCCTCAACGGTACCAGCGAGGAAATATTGGCCAACGAAGAGCTGATGGCCCTGACCTTGCCGGTCCTGCGAGCCGACTTCCTGCTGTGCGGACGTTTCCAGCCGCGAATCCGACCGCCGCTCAACTGCCCGGTGCATGTGCTCGGTGGCGCCGCCGACAAGGCCACCACGGAGCAACTGATTGGCTGGCGCCGGGAAACCACGGGCAGCTTTTCGGTGGACATGCTGGCCGGTGGGCACTTCTTCATTCATGAGCACGAGGCCAAGGTGTTGCGGCTGATCAAGGATCAGTTGAGCGTGCATCATCGGCGGCATGGGTTGGCGATCAGCGCCTAA